A DNA window from Drosophila pseudoobscura strain MV-25-SWS-2005 chromosome 2, UCI_Dpse_MV25, whole genome shotgun sequence contains the following coding sequences:
- the LOC6897693 gene encoding calmodulin-related protein 97A-like, with translation MTELTEEQIAEFKEAFALFDKDGTGSITTRELGILMRSLGQNPTEAELQDLVNEVDIDGNGEIDFNEFCQMMNKQKRESDTEEEMREAFQIFDRDHDGFISPAELRFAMINLGEKVTEEEIDDMVREADFDGDGLINYEEFVWMINQK, from the coding sequence ATGACCGAACTCACTGAGGAGCAGATTGCAGAGTTCAAGGAGGCTTTCGCCCTGTTTGACAAGGATGGCACTGGGTCCATCACCACCCGCGAGTTGGGCATCCTGATGCGGTCCCTGGGCCAGAACCCCACCGAGGCCGAGCTTCAGGATCTGGTGAACGAGGTCGACATCGATGGCAATGGCGAAATTGACTTCAACGAGTTCTGCCAGATGATGAACAAGCAGAAACGGGAATCTGACACGGAGGAGGAGATGCGAGAGGCTTTCCAGATCTTTGACCGCGACCACGACGGCTTCATATCGCCGGCAGAGCTCCGTTTCGCGATGATCAACCTGGGTGAGAAGGTCACTGAGGAGGAGATCGACGATATGGTACGCGAGGCTGACTTCGATGGGGACGGCCTGATAAACTACGAGGAGTTTGTTTGGATGATCAACCAGAAGTAG
- the LOC4802654 gene encoding calmodulin-related protein 97A-like: MTELTEEQIAEFKEAFALFDKDGSGSITTRELGILMRSLGQNPTEAELQDLVNEVDIDGNGEIDFNEFCQMMGKQMRDTDTEEEMREAFKIFDRDLDGFISPAELRFVMINLGEKVSDEEIDEMIREADFDGDGLINYEEFVWMINQK, translated from the coding sequence ATGACCGAACTAACTGAGGAGCAGATTGCAGAGTTCAAGGAGGCTTTCGCCCTGTTCGACAAGGATGGCAGTGGCTCCATCACCACCCGCGAATTGGGCATCCTGATGCGGTCCCTGGGCCAAAATCCCACCGAGGCCGAGCTTCAGGATCTAGTGAACGAGGTCGACATCGATGGCAATGGCGAGATCGATTTCAACGAGTTCTGCCAGATGATGGGCAAGCAGATGCGGGACACTGACACGGAGGAGGAGATGCGCGAGGCCTTCAAGATCTTTGACCGCGACCTTGACGGCTTCATATCGCCGGCAGAGCTCCGTTTTGTGATGATCAATCTGGGTGAGAAGGTCAGCGACGAGGAGATTGATGAGATGATACGCGAGGCCGACTTCGATGGAGATGGCCTGATAAACTACGAGGAGTTCGTTTGGATGATCAACCAAAAGTAG
- the LOC6897694 gene encoding calmodulin-like, translated as MDEFDFSTPPPEERVSHSHTLTDEQSKDCTTVFDMFDPENTGVLPLKQIKYLMRALAVFPTDLELSDIYAEIDTDGSGDMLRDDFLYIMSKMYKDMTPEDEIIAAFKVFDKEGTGVIAEAEFRHIMTNLGDKMTEDEIEEIIRDADSDTEGNIDYVRFVTMMSER; from the coding sequence ATGGATGAGTTTGACTTTAGCACTCCGCCGCCAGAGGAACGGGTCAGCCATAGTCATACGCTAACCGATGAGCAAAGCAAGGATTGCACTACGGTCTTCGATATGTTTGATCCGGAGAATACGGGGGTTCTGCCACTGAAACAGATAAAGTACCTAATGCGTGCCTTGGCCGTCTTTCCCACCGATTTGGAACTGAGCGATATCTATGCTGAAATCGATACGGACGGATCCGGCGATATGTTGCGAGACGACTTTCTATACATCATGTCCAAGATGTACAAGGATATGACACCCGAGGACGAGATTATTGCTGCATTCAAGGTGTTCGACAAGGAGGGAACTGGCGTTATAGCAGAGGCGGAGTTCCGTCACATAATGACTAATTTGGGTGATAAAATGACGGAGGACGAGATCGAGGAGATCATACGTGACGCAGACTCCGATACGGAGGGCAACATCGACTACGTACGCTTTGTGACTATGATGTCCGAGAGATAA
- the LOC6897695 gene encoding calmodulin-like: MDLKSRHTFDAIMENLTKEQMAEYTKSFGLLIKNENGVVTIDELRVMVQTLGENPTESELEETFKASDIDGNGEIDFKEFCFVMDRFEREEKRQLCEAFKMFDQDGDGYIGGEDLVNVWKSMNIQPKNVLIERMLKAGDIDGDGKISCAEFVVMMQKPFVQKFQERETSA, from the coding sequence ATGGATCTTAAATCGAGGCATACATTCGATGCCATTATGGAGAATCTAACGAAGGAGCAGATGGCCGAATACACAAAAAGTTTTGGTCTTTTGATCAAGAATGAGAACGGAGTGGTCACAATTGACGAACTACGCGTAATGGTCCAAACTTTAGGCGAGAATCCGACGGAATCTGAGCTCGAGGAGACATTTAAAGCCTCAGATATTGATGGGAATGGCGAGATCGACTTCAAAGAGTTCTGCTTCGTTATGGACAGGTtcgagagagaagagaagcgCCAGCTTTGCGAGGCATTCAAGATGTTCGACCAGGATGGCGATGGTTACATAGGCGGAGAGGATCTGGTCAATGTGTGGAAGAGCATGAACATCCAACCCAAGAATGTGCTTATCGAAAGAATGCTAAAAGCCGGCGAcatcgatggcgatggcaagaTCAGTTGTGCCGAGTTTGTGGTCATGATGCAGAAGCCGTTTGTTCAGAAGTTTCAGGAGAGAGAAACATCCGCATAG
- the LOC26532923 gene encoding uncharacterized protein encodes MRYISLALLLMLVVLATIPNYGTNASSCEHSGKSLSHLTGLGVDESCSRSSRPETIGETVEVSQEKVDDSDDAEEYNVPQVSFFSKLKKAFSFLYNIIMWFVNLTRE; translated from the exons ATGCGGTACATTTCGTTGGctttgctgctgatgctggtggtTTTGGCCACTATTCCCAATTATGGGACAAATGCTT CTTCCTGTGAACATTCTGGAAAAAGCCTAAGCCACCTTACAGGCTTGGGAGTAGATGAGAGTTGTAGTCGTTCATCACGCCCAGAAACAATAGGCGAAACAGTGGAAGTCTCTCAGGAAAAGGTTGACGATTCTGATGATGCTGAAGAATATAACGTTCCACAGGTGTCCTTCTTCAGCAAATTGAAGAAGGCATTCTCATTTTTGTACAACATTATCATGTGGTTTGTGAATTTGACTAGGgaataa